In Eriocheir sinensis breed Jianghai 21 chromosome 64, ASM2467909v1, whole genome shotgun sequence, one DNA window encodes the following:
- the LOC126987104 gene encoding derlin-2-like: MAHLTFQQEYMQMPPVTRAYTTACVFTTMLVQLDFVSPFTLYFNPILIFRNYQVWRLVTTFLFFGAMGFNFLFNMIFTYRYCRMLEEGSFRGRTADFVLMMVFGGVCMMVCALFCQLLFLGQAFTIMLVYVWARRNPFVRMNFFGLLNFQAPYLPWVLLGFSVLLGNSILVDLVGIAVGHLYYFLEDVFPQRSGGIRLLRTPAFLKRLFEAAPDDPAYRPLPEERPGGFNWGEVFRQEFQGQDQGQQGQGQGRD; the protein is encoded by the exons ATGGCTCACCTCACCTTCCAGCAGGAGTACATGCAGATGCCGCCAGTCACACGCGCGTACACGACCGCGTGTGTGTTTACTACAATGCTGGTG caACTGGATTTCGTGTCTCCATTCACTCTCTACTTCAACCCAATACTCATCTTCAGAAACTACcag gtCTGGCGTCTGGTGACCACCTTCCTGTTCTTCGGGGCCATGGGCTTCAATTTCCTCTTCAACATGATCTTCACGTACAGATACTGCCGGATGCTGGAGGAGGGGTCCTTCAGGGGGCGGACCGCTGACTTTGTGCTCatgatg GTGTTTGGCGGTGTGTGCATGATGGTGTGTGCGCTCTTCTGCCAGCTCCTCTTCCTGGGCCAGGCGTTCACCATCATGCTCGTGTACGTCTGGGCGCGGCGAAACCCCTTCGTACGCATGAATTTCTTCGGCCTGCTCAacttccag GCCCCATACCTCCCCTGGGTGCTGCTGGGGTTCTCGGTGCTGCTGGGGAACTCCATTTTGGTTGACCTGGTGGGGATCGCAGTGGGCCACCTCTACTACTTCTTGGAGGATGTCTTCCCCCAGCGTTCCGGGGGCATTAGGCTTCTGAGGACACCCGCCTTCCt CAAGAGACTATTCGAGGCTGCCCCGGATGACCCCGCCTACCGCCCCCTTCCCGAGGAGCGGCCGGGGGGCTTCAACTGGGGCGAGGTCTTCCGGCAGGAGTTCCAAGGCCAGGACCAAGGCCAGCAAGGACAAGGCCAAGGGCGGGACTAG
- the LOC126987421 gene encoding lisH domain-containing protein ARMC9-like, which yields MGEAGAARETALTHALILEYLEWAGMDAVAGILKQECTQRGLPIHCSNSSSSSSSSSSSSSSSSSSSSSSSGVGDELLRHFDNGQGAKFFQAWRVAQGRWGPACGSLDTLTLEFHLHVYFATLPLRHGHPEDHGAAMAVFRRYLECCPARLGAAQELLPFYALPYVLDPPAHPSFRPIFQESWVRGVRERLGGLLERFPPAPPRPAIFSYLQKQSNSGGAGGGAGASEGGAGGAAAGVVAVVGGRESAASSLRTQRGLRKRLQILQEDYHKLIGVAWELSQGLEAAVTGEALDVEGTLAACTHRYPELFTQTLTHDTSAGAATILKESMNRCRSRPGIAAPLPALDFGRVRADLGAAPVTHLLLLLQALRQRITRITSGGVRGAVVTAYVRGDVLGVRGGCRCWGRLGGALTSPPGPPAPPYLSQSTARLINALTAFSAGRAYLATEEVCGVLLAALKVENPDPVSSDMSLAALQKLSIRPEVQAWLVGGGAVEWLARALHDGHNLSPYTQEYAAALLMNLTLRSAGRERCVPLCTSLLPALIRLLPVLPAHVVPYVTGVLFSLLSHPDLRRHALHTRLDSALDHLAKVADSEQRRQLEYIVDQLRRDASPSPPPSPSHALDLEEDPDWLEEELEAGDPVRAPPHTPTGEDLLAWRYTLHPGEMEEEEKKKETYPPTRQVVVVVVVVVVAVVQQGLGGEGPWEYPADGGDDGPRGGPHPHSMPPPRQEEEVGGRGGGRGGGEEKKIGGRRGGKEVKKGGRGGGGGEEDLEEEKENRGGGGGGGKEKKKEGRKRGREEEKEEEDKEKKKETRRGGGGGGGGGGEEEKEGRKEEKPNRRTLTLPTAPPPPLPPPPEPPPRGIDVGASRLLQQLVGEPREVTPPTAAPPEHDPLLRSLPPPKASEYKVAFSSRPRLARTPPGSAGSPRHSSPRHNILPPIAKAPPAHPRAAT from the exons ATGGGCGAGGCAGGGGCGGCGCGGGAGACAGCTCTTACCCACGCCCTCATCCTAGAA TACTTGGAATGGGCGGGAATGGACGCCGTGGCAGGAATACTCAAGCAGGAATGTACCCAGCGCGGCCTACCCATCcactgtagtaatagtagtagtagtagtagtagtagtagtagtagtagtagtagtagtagtagtagtagtagtagtagtagtggtgtagGGGACGAGCTCTTGAGACACTTCGATAATGGCCAAGGAGCGAAATTCTTCcaa gcgTGGCGTGTGGCCCAGGGTCGATGGGGACCCGCCTGTGGCTCCCTGGACACTCTCACCCTGGAGTTTCATCTGCATGTGTACTTCGCCACGCTCCCCCTGAGGCACGGACACCCGGAG GACCACGGGGCAGCCATGGCAGTGTTTCGGCGGTACCTTGAGTGCTGCCCCGCGCGTCTCGGAGCGGCCCAAGAACTCCTGCCCTTCTACGCCCTGCCCTACGTGCTGGACCCCCCCGCCCACCCCTCCTTCAGGCCCATCTTCCAGGAGTCGTGGGTGAGGGGGGTCAGAGAGCGGCTGGGGGGGCTTCTGGAGCGCTTcccccccgccccgccacgccccgccaTCTTCTCCTACCTCCAGAAACAGTCTAACAG cgggggggcaggagggggggcAGGAGCATCAGAAGGGGGTGCggggggggcggcggcgggggtggtggcggtggtgggggggcGTGAGTCAGCTGCCTCATCCCTCAGGACTCAGCGAGGTCTCAGAAAGCGTTTGCAGATATTACAAGAAGATTACCACAAGCTCATAg GCGTGGCGTGGGAGCTGAGTCAGGGCTTGGAGGCAGCCGTGACAGGGGAGGCGCTGGATGTCGAAGGAACCCTGGCAGCTTGCACGCACCGGTACCCAGAACTGTTCACCCAAACGCTCACCCATGATACATCC gcgGGCGCGGCCACCATACTGAAGGAGTCCATGAATAGATGTCGGTCACGCCCAGGCATCGCAGCGCCCTTGCCAGCCCTGGACTTCGGTAGGGTACGGGCTGACCTTGGCGcggcccctgtcacacatctgctGCTCCTTCTACAAGCTCTCAGacag CGGATCACCAGGATCACCTCAGGGGGCGTGCGCGGGGCAGTCGTGACGGCCTACGTACGGGGTGACGTCCTGGGGGTGCGGGGGGGCTGCCGGTGCTGGGGGAGGCTGGGGGGGGCGCTCACCTCACCCCCAGGCCCCCCAGCGCCCCCGTACTTAAGCCAATCTACAGCCAGACTCATCAATGCTCTCACCGCCTTCTCTGCGGGTCGAGCTTACCTGGCCAC TGAGGAGGTGTGCGGGGTTCTACTGGCGGCCCTGAAAGTCGAAAATCCTGACCCCGTGAGTAGCGACATGTCCCTGGCGGCGTTGCAAAAGCTCTCCATCCGCCCCGAAGTACAGGCGTGGCTGGTGGGGGGCGGGGCGGTGGAGTGGCTGGCGCGGGCACTCCATGACGGCCACAACCTGTCCCCTTATACCCAGGAATATGCCGCGGCCCTTCTCATGAACCTaactctcag GTCAGCAGGCCGCGAGAGGTGTGTGCCGCTGTGTACCTCCCTGCTGCCTGCTCTGATCCGCCTACTGCCCGTCCTGCCTgctcat GTCGTTCCATATGTTACCGGCGTCCTGTTCAGCCTGCTCTCACACCCCGACCTGCGCCGCCACGCCCTGCACACTCGCCTAGACAGCGCCCTTGATCATCTGGCGAAG GTGGCTGACAGCGAGCAAAGACGTCAGCTAGAATATATTGTTGACCAGCTGAGAAGGGACGCCTCCCCCTCGCCGCCCCCCTCACCCTCGCACGCCCTTGACCTCGAG GAGGACCCTGATTGgctggaggaggagctggaggcgGGTGACCCAGTTCGAGCCCCGCCACACACGCCCACGGGGGAAGACCTTCTGGCGTGGCGATACACACTGCAcccgg gcgagatggaagaggaggagaagaagaaggagacttaCCCCCCAACCaggcaagtagtagtagtagtagtagtagtagtagtagcggtagta caGCAAGGCCTAGGGGGAGAGGGCCCCTGGGAGTATCCTGctgatggtggcgatgatggtccCAGGGGAG gccccCACCCGCACAGCATGCCCCCCCCAcgacaagaagaggaggtaggaggaagaggaggaggaagaggaggaggagaagagaagaagataggaggaagaagaggaggaaaggaggtaaagaagggaggaagaggaggaggagggggagaggaagacttagaagaggagaaagagaacagaggaggaggaggaggaggaggaaaggaaaagaagaaagaaggaagaaaaagaggaagagaagaagagaaagaggaagaagacaaggagaagaagaaagaaacaagaagaggaggaggaggaggaggaggaggaggaggagaggaagagaaagaaggaagaaaggaagaaaaacccaACAGGAGAACTTTGACCCTACCCacggcccccccgccccccctgccaCCACCCCCGGAGCCCCCCCCACGAG ggATTGACGTGGGCGCCAGTCGACTCCTGCAGCAGCTGGTGGGGGAGCCGAGGGAGGTCACgccccccaccgccgccccccCTGAGCACGACCCCCTCCTACGGTCCCTGCCGCCCCCCAa ggcCTCAGAGTACAAGGTCGCCTTCAGCTCACGCCCCCGGCTCGCCAGGACTCCCCCAGGGTCAGCAGGCTCCccccgccactccagcccccgcCACAATATCCTGCCCCCCATCGCTAAGGCCCCCCCTGCGCACCCCCGGGCCGCCACCTGA
- the LOC126987106 gene encoding WD repeat-containing protein WRAP73-like has translation MNFSEVLRVSGGGPGGAGVAWSPDGRLVAWPAAPARLEVRDTATLQVLVTFTCVDAIQEVEWAPDSCYLLTACYKRGVVEVWAVGDPDWRGKVEEGAAGLVKARWAPDSRHILTTAEFYLQISIWSLVNKSIAYIRQPKGVPQGVSFSPGGEYLVVAERREGKDSLSLFETTSWQIVKNFPVCTKNLAGVLWAGSTTNPSTATTSTPSAMTGGVLAVWDSPLQYLVALYSMSGHCMARFSAYEMALGVWDVCWAPSGQFLAITSFDNKIRLLNHLTWGVVAEFPHTTTITTTSSTSTSSATVYREAKTPLTGYPATLACARGLPTPLTSVAYHEETSRPITLATQPSQPPAQAPRSPPALAFSRDGRYLATRRWDMPGVVWVWDVGRVCLKAVLVQEEAVKDMAWDPRHTRLALCTGGPHLYLWTPLGTVAVTVPHAPHLCVSALRWHPFGRSLILNGKTHLSVCFLDPPRAPLQPPRPPQDSQG, from the exons ATGAACTTCTCGGAGGTGCTGCGGGTGAGTGGCGGGGGACCGGGTGGGGCGGGTGTGGCCTGGTCCCCTGATGGGCGGCTGGTGGCCTGGCCAGCCGCCCCCGCCAGGCTGGAGGTGCGGGACACTGCCACGCTGCAGGTGCTTGTCACGTTTACCTGTGTGGACGCAATACAG GAGGTGGAGTGGGCGCCCGACTCCTGCTACCTGCTGACGGCCTGCTACAAGCGGGGCGTGGTGGAGGTGTGGGCGGTGGGGGACCCGGACTGGCGGggcaaggtggaggaaggggcggCAGGGCTGGTCAAGGCTCGCTGGGCGCCCGACAGCCGACATATTTTGACAACAGCGGAGTtttat CTCCAAATCTCCATCTGGTCCCTGGTGAACAAGAGCATTGCCTACATCCGCCAACCCAAGGGAGTGCCCCAGGGGGTGTCCTTCAGCCCAGGGGGGGAGTACCTGGTGGTGGCCGAGCGCAGGGAGGGCAAAGACTCGCTCTCCCTTTTTGAAACGACGTCTTGGCAGATAgttaag AACTTCCCAGTATGCACGAAAAACCTTGCTGGCGTACTCTGGGCAGGCTCCACCACCAacccctccaccgccaccacctccaccccttccGCTATGACAGGTGGAGTTCTGGCAGTCTGGGATTCACCTCTGCAGTACCTGGTGGCCCTGTACAGCATGTCAGGGCACTGCATGGCCCGCTTCAGTGCCTATGAGATGGCCCTGGGTGTGTGGGATGTTTGTTGGGCCCCCAGCGGACAGTTTCTGGCCATTACAAGCTTTGATAATAAG atCCGCCTGCTCAACCACCTGACCTGGGGCGTGGTAGCGGAGtttccacacaccaccaccatcaccaccacctcctccacctccacctcttccgccaCAGTCTACAGGGAGGCCAAAACCCCGCTTACAGGCTACCCCGCCACCCTGGCCTGCGCGAGGGGCCTGCCGACACCCCTGACCTCTGTggcct aCCACGAGGAGACCAGCCGCCCCATCACACTCGCCACGCAGCCCTCCCAGCCCCCAGCCCAAGCCCCCCGCAGCCCCCCAGCCCTCGCCTTCAGTAGGGATGGACGCTACCTTGCTACCAGGCGCTGGGATATGCCGGGGGTGGTGTGGGTCTGGGATGTTGGGCGGGTGTGTCTCAAGGCTGTGCTGGTGCAGGAGGAAGCTGTTAAAG aCATGGCCTGGGACCCCCGACACACCCGCCTGGCACTCTGCACAGGGGGGCCACACCTGTACCTATGGACCCCCCTTGGCACTGTGGCTGTTACTGTGCCACATGCCCCTCACCTGTGCGTCTCggccctcag atggCACCCATTTGGTAGGAGTTTGATTCTAAATGGAAAGACTCATCTCTCTGTGTGCTTCCTGGACCCCCCCCGCGCCCCCCTgcagcccccccgccccccacaggACTCGCaaggctag